A genomic window from Synechococcus sp. HK05 includes:
- the rpsM gene encoding 30S ribosomal protein S13 — protein MARIAGVDIPRDKRIEIALTYVYGIGLTTAQKILAKTGVNPDTRVKDLDDADVQKLRGAAESYTLEGDLRRQEGMAMKRLQDIGCVRGRRHRAGLPVRGQRTRTNARTRRGARKTVAGKKK, from the coding sequence GTGGCTCGGATTGCCGGCGTTGATATTCCTCGCGACAAGAGGATCGAAATCGCCCTCACCTATGTGTACGGGATTGGCCTGACCACGGCCCAAAAAATCCTGGCCAAAACCGGTGTTAACCCCGACACCCGCGTGAAAGACCTCGACGACGCCGACGTGCAGAAGCTGCGCGGCGCGGCTGAGTCGTACACCCTGGAAGGCGACCTGCGCCGCCAGGAAGGCATGGCGATGAAGCGCCTGCAAGACATTGGTTGCGTTCGCGGCCGTCGTCACCGTGCCGGCCTGCCCGTGCGTGGTCAGCGCACCCGCACCAATGCCCGCACCCGCCGCGGCGCCCGTAAGACCGTTGCCGGTAAGAAGAAGTAA
- the rpsK gene encoding 30S ribosomal protein S11, with translation MAKPAKKSGAKKTKRNVPNGVAHIQSTFNNTIVSITDTAGEVISWSSAGASGFKGARKGTPFAAQTAAEAAARRALEQGMRQIEVLVRGPGSGRETAIRALQVAGLEITLIRDVTPLPHNGCRRSKRRRV, from the coding sequence ATGGCCAAGCCCGCCAAGAAATCCGGCGCTAAGAAGACCAAGCGGAATGTGCCCAATGGTGTGGCGCACATTCAGAGCACCTTCAACAACACCATCGTTTCGATCACCGACACCGCTGGTGAAGTGATCTCTTGGAGCTCCGCTGGAGCCAGTGGTTTCAAGGGCGCCCGTAAGGGCACTCCCTTCGCCGCTCAGACCGCCGCAGAAGCAGCCGCCCGTCGCGCCCTTGAGCAGGGGATGCGCCAGATCGAGGTGCTGGTGCGCGGTCCTGGTTCCGGCCGTGAAACCGCCATCCGTGCTCTGCAGGTGGCTGGCCTGGAGATCACCCTGATTCGCGACGTCACCCCCCTGCCCCACAACGGCTGCCGCCGCTCCAAGCGTCGCCGGGTCTGA
- a CDS encoding DNA-directed RNA polymerase subunit alpha — protein MLQYQIDRVEHQIADDRSQTGVFVIGPLERGQAITLGNSLRRVLMGALEGSAITAVRIAGVNHEYATVPGVREDVLDILLNCKDIAVSSRTRELEIGRLVANGPCTVTASDLQFSSQVNVIDGDRPIATVADGYSLELEVHVERGVGYRPVDRRSEDTSAIDLLQIDAVFMPVRRVNYSVDETAVGEGGSARERLRLEIETDGSVTPDDAMAQAANQLIALFQPLASLTMVDEPGLEPEPSAEAQIPLEELNLSVRAYNCLKRAQVNSVSDLMGFSYEDLLEIKNFGSKSADEVIEALERIGISLPQSRTSA, from the coding sequence GTGTTGCAGTACCAGATCGATCGGGTTGAACACCAGATCGCCGACGACCGTTCCCAGACCGGCGTCTTTGTGATCGGCCCCCTTGAGCGGGGCCAGGCCATCACCCTCGGCAACTCCCTGCGCCGCGTGCTGATGGGAGCCCTCGAGGGCAGCGCCATCACCGCCGTGCGCATCGCCGGCGTGAACCACGAATACGCCACCGTTCCCGGTGTGCGCGAAGACGTTCTCGACATCCTGCTGAACTGCAAAGACATCGCCGTCAGCAGCCGCACCCGCGAGCTGGAGATCGGTCGTCTGGTGGCCAACGGTCCTTGCACCGTCACCGCCTCTGACCTGCAGTTCTCCTCGCAGGTGAACGTGATCGACGGCGACCGTCCGATCGCCACCGTGGCCGACGGCTACAGCCTCGAGCTCGAAGTGCACGTGGAGCGTGGCGTGGGTTATCGCCCGGTGGATCGCCGCAGCGAAGACACCAGCGCCATCGATCTGCTTCAGATCGATGCCGTGTTCATGCCGGTGCGCCGCGTGAACTACAGCGTGGATGAAACCGCAGTGGGCGAAGGCGGCTCTGCCCGCGAGCGCCTGCGCCTGGAGATCGAAACCGATGGCTCCGTCACCCCTGACGACGCCATGGCCCAGGCCGCCAATCAGTTGATTGCGCTGTTCCAGCCCCTGGCCAGCCTCACCATGGTGGATGAGCCCGGCCTTGAGCCCGAGCCCTCCGCTGAAGCGCAGATCCCCCTCGAGGAGCTGAACCTCTCGGTTCGCGCCTACAACTGCCTCAAGCGTGCCCAGGTCAACTCCGTGTCTGATCTGATGGGCTTCAGCTACGAAGATCTGCTGGAGATCAAGAACTTCGGCTCCAAGTCGGCCGATGAAGTGATCGAAGCGCTGGAGCGCATCGGCATCTCCCTGCCCCAGAGCCGCACCAGCGCCTGA